In the Clavelina lepadiformis chromosome 8, kaClaLepa1.1, whole genome shotgun sequence genome, one interval contains:
- the LOC143469049 gene encoding rho-related protein racD-like isoform X2, with amino-acid sequence MEELADTEDLDRTRIVIVGDSLVGKSSMLNAFLTRNELTIITRERKPTNVHTFDVRGTIDGVRHHMLLVEIGDDDANEKDRPRIYSTAHVFIVAFAIHEKATFKNVISKWVPQVREHQPDARFFLVGLQSDRRNATELFKEGLNLAKKIKAFQYMECSTQIIATVNQIFSSALQVRQMKKPAIKSKTCTMY; translated from the exons ATGGAAGAATTGGCGGATACAGAG GATTTGGATAGGACAAGGATTGTGATTGTTGGTGATAGCCTCGTGGGAAAGTCTTCCATGTTAAACGCATTTTTAACTCGCAACGAATTGACCATCATAACCAGGGAACGGAAACCAACTAATGTCCACACTTTCGATGTACGTGGCACCATAGATGGAGTACGACATCACATGTTGCTGGTTGAAATTGGCGACGACGATGCAAACGAGAA AGACAGACCTCGGATTTATTCAACAGCCCATGTATTTATTGTTGCTTTTGCAATCCATGAAAAAGCTACCTTTAAAAATGTCATTTCAAAATGGGTCCCTCAGGTGCGAGAACATCAGCCGGATGCGAGATTCTTTCTTGTCGGATTGCAATCGGACAGAAGAAATGCCACGGAACT GTTCAAAGAGGGCCTCAACCTAGCGAAAAAGATCAAAGCATTCCAATACATGGAATGTTCAACACAGATAATTGCCACGGTgaatcaaatattttcttctGCGTTACAAGTACGTCAAATGAAAAAGCCAGCCATCAAGTCGAAAACATGTACAATGTATTAA
- the LOC143469049 gene encoding rho-related protein racD-like isoform X1 gives MEELADTEDLDRTRIVIVGDSLVGKSSMLNAFLTRNELTIITRERKPTNVHTFDVRGTIDGVRHHMLLVEIGDDDANEKDRPRIYSTAHVFIVAFAIHEKATFKNVISKWVPQVREHQPDARFFLVGLQSDRRNATELLASDLELIEITEFKEGLNLAKKIKAFQYMECSTQIIATVNQIFSSALQVRQMKKPAIKSKTCTMY, from the exons ATGGAAGAATTGGCGGATACAGAG GATTTGGATAGGACAAGGATTGTGATTGTTGGTGATAGCCTCGTGGGAAAGTCTTCCATGTTAAACGCATTTTTAACTCGCAACGAATTGACCATCATAACCAGGGAACGGAAACCAACTAATGTCCACACTTTCGATGTACGTGGCACCATAGATGGAGTACGACATCACATGTTGCTGGTTGAAATTGGCGACGACGATGCAAACGAGAA AGACAGACCTCGGATTTATTCAACAGCCCATGTATTTATTGTTGCTTTTGCAATCCATGAAAAAGCTACCTTTAAAAATGTCATTTCAAAATGGGTCCCTCAGGTGCGAGAACATCAGCCGGATGCGAGATTCTTTCTTGTCGGATTGCAATCGGACAGAAGAAATGCCACGGAACTGTTAGCATCAGATCTGGAGTTGATAGAAATAACTGA GTTCAAAGAGGGCCTCAACCTAGCGAAAAAGATCAAAGCATTCCAATACATGGAATGTTCAACACAGATAATTGCCACGGTgaatcaaatattttcttctGCGTTACAAGTACGTCAAATGAAAAAGCCAGCCATCAAGTCGAAAACATGTACAATGTATTAA
- the LOC143469049 gene encoding uncharacterized protein LOC143469049 isoform X3 — MEELADTEDLDRTRIVIVGDSLVGKSSMLNAFLTRNELTIITRERKPTNVHTFDVRGTIDGVRHHMLLVEIGDDDANEKCENISRMRDSFLSDCNRTEEMPRNCSKRAST; from the exons ATGGAAGAATTGGCGGATACAGAG GATTTGGATAGGACAAGGATTGTGATTGTTGGTGATAGCCTCGTGGGAAAGTCTTCCATGTTAAACGCATTTTTAACTCGCAACGAATTGACCATCATAACCAGGGAACGGAAACCAACTAATGTCCACACTTTCGATGTACGTGGCACCATAGATGGAGTACGACATCACATGTTGCTGGTTGAAATTGGCGACGACGATGCAAACGAGAA GTGCGAGAACATCAGCCGGATGCGAGATTCTTTCTTGTCGGATTGCAATCGGACAGAAGAAATGCCACGGAACT GTTCAAAGAGGGCCTCAACCTAG
- the LOC143469817 gene encoding ras-related C3 botulinum toxin substrate 1-like translates to MEGPIALDVVTVGDMAVGKTALCVACKSGEFLEVTSPTVLKNRRATIVMEGTIYNLSLWDTSGCANFDSLRSAFYPCTKVFLVAFSVVDRTSFKNVIAKWIPEIRHHCRNPNILLVGTKIDLRNDPDILEELFEERSKPLEPEEGIRLAEEIGAVRYMECSSRTKEGVCNVFCEAIRIFLKQDAPESTIHDVLK, encoded by the exons ATGGAG GGTCCAATTGCGTTAGACGTCGTCACGGTGGGTGACATGGCTGTGGGTAAAACAGCGTTGTGCGTCGCTTGTAAAAGTGGCGAATTTCTTGAAGTAACTTCACCAACGGTTCTTAAAAATCGCAGAGCGACTATTGTTATGGAAGGAACAATATATAATTTAAGCCTTTGGGACACGTCTGgctgtgcaaattttgacag TCTTAGGTCAGCATTTTATCCTTGCaccaaagtttttcttgttgctTTCTCTGTGGTTGACCGAACTTCCTTCAAAAACGTCATTGCAAAATGGATCCCGGAAATACGTCATCATTGTCGAAATccaaatattttgcttgttgGAACAAAAATCGATTTGAGAAATGACCCCGACATACTCGAAGAGTTGTTCGAAGAGCGATCAAAGCCATTGGA acCGGAAGAGGGCATCCGACTGGCCGAAGAGATCGGCGCTGTTCGATACATGGAGTGTTCATCTCGGACCAAAGAAGGAGTATGCAACGTATTCTGTGAAGCGATAAGAATCTTTTTAAAGCAAGATGCCCCTGAAAGCACAATTCATGATGTCTTGAAATGA
- the LOC143469616 gene encoding uncharacterized protein LOC143469616 isoform X2: protein MDFTILWKSLAILILLAKSSSSSKDDNIPHEKYSSDVDFFKPSKIDNENPSNGNTPFNTIYEMDNRASKPADEDIYQSNFSEKFKRRLTKRNPEGELIKMIRFYLKQKKGKAIAGDILKSMLQEYSE, encoded by the exons ATGGACTTTACTATATTGTGGAAAAGTTTGGCGATTCTCATTTTGCTAGCGAAATCATCTTCTTCTTCGAAAGACGACAACATACCACACGAAAAGTATTCGTCCGATGTCGATTTTTTCAAG CCTTCTAAAATAGATAACGAAAATCCATCCAACGGAAACACCCCATTCAATACGATCTATGAAATGGACAACAG AGCTTCAAAACCGGCAGACGAAGATATTTACCAGAGCAACTTCTCCGAGAAATTCAAACGTCGCCTGACAAAACGAAATCCCGAAGGAGAGCTGATAAAAATGATACGGTTTTACCTGAAACAGAAGAAGGGCAAGGCAATAGCCGGAGATATTCTCAAATCAATGCTGCAAGAGTACTCTGAGTAA
- the LOC143469616 gene encoding uncharacterized protein LOC143469616 isoform X1, which yields MDFTILWKSLAILILLAKSSSSSKDDNIPHEKYSSDVDFFKQPSKIDNENPSNGNTPFNTIYEMDNRASKPADEDIYQSNFSEKFKRRLTKRNPEGELIKMIRFYLKQKKGKAIAGDILKSMLQEYSE from the exons ATGGACTTTACTATATTGTGGAAAAGTTTGGCGATTCTCATTTTGCTAGCGAAATCATCTTCTTCTTCGAAAGACGACAACATACCACACGAAAAGTATTCGTCCGATGTCGATTTTTTCAAG CAGCCTTCTAAAATAGATAACGAAAATCCATCCAACGGAAACACCCCATTCAATACGATCTATGAAATGGACAACAG AGCTTCAAAACCGGCAGACGAAGATATTTACCAGAGCAACTTCTCCGAGAAATTCAAACGTCGCCTGACAAAACGAAATCCCGAAGGAGAGCTGATAAAAATGATACGGTTTTACCTGAAACAGAAGAAGGGCAAGGCAATAGCCGGAGATATTCTCAAATCAATGCTGCAAGAGTACTCTGAGTAA
- the LOC143469215 gene encoding rho-related protein racD-like isoform X1, with protein sequence MGDFSRIEGLDWIKIVVVGDAFVGKSSMIHTLSTGQAVAETRKYEPTDSQCYYVNQTFHEELRRFQVIDIGGAEACESRSRFYSTADVFLVTFSIHDRTSFENVISKWIPRVCEFQADAKILLVGLKSDKRTRRWGQTTDVDVKPIQYKEGTELSKNIKAAGYVECSALTKKGIRKVFAKAVRIHLKLEKPNRNRCSTA encoded by the exons ATGGGAGATTTCTCTCGGATTGAG GGTCTAGATTGGATAAAAATTGTGGTTGTTGGCGACGCTTTTGTGGGAAAGTCGTCAATGATACACACCTTAAGCACAGGACAAGCGGTGGCCGAAACCAGAAAATACGAACCAACCGATTCTCAGTGTTACTATGTAAACCAAACATTCCATGAAGAACTACGCCGTTTCCAAGTGATAGACATCGGTGGCGCCGAAGCATGCGAAAG CCGATCCAGGTTTTATTCAACTGCCGATGTATTTCTCGTTACTTTTTCAATACATGATCGCACTTCTTTCGAAAACGTCATTTCAAAATGGATTCCGCGGGTTTGTGAATTTCAGGCAGATGCGAAAATTTTACTCGTCGGATTAAAATCAGACAAGAGAACTAGACGTTGGGGTCAGACGACAGACGTAGATGTCAAACCGATTCA ATACAAAGAAGGGACCGAACTATCGAAAAACATCAAAGCAGCGGGATATGTGGAATGTTCAGCATTGACAAAGAAAGGAATACGTAAGGTGTTTGCCAAAGCGGTAAGAATACATCTCAAGCTAGAAAAACCAAACCGAAATCGTTGCTCCACCGCTTGA
- the LOC143469215 gene encoding rho-related protein racD-like isoform X2: MIHTLSTGQAVAETRKYEPTDSQCYYVNQTFHEELRRFQVIDIGGAEACESRSRFYSTADVFLVTFSIHDRTSFENVISKWIPRVCEFQADAKILLVGLKSDKRTRRWGQTTDVDVKPIQYKEGTELSKNIKAAGYVECSALTKKGIRKVFAKAVRIHLKLEKPNRNRCSTA, encoded by the exons ATGATACACACCTTAAGCACAGGACAAGCGGTGGCCGAAACCAGAAAATACGAACCAACCGATTCTCAGTGTTACTATGTAAACCAAACATTCCATGAAGAACTACGCCGTTTCCAAGTGATAGACATCGGTGGCGCCGAAGCATGCGAAAG CCGATCCAGGTTTTATTCAACTGCCGATGTATTTCTCGTTACTTTTTCAATACATGATCGCACTTCTTTCGAAAACGTCATTTCAAAATGGATTCCGCGGGTTTGTGAATTTCAGGCAGATGCGAAAATTTTACTCGTCGGATTAAAATCAGACAAGAGAACTAGACGTTGGGGTCAGACGACAGACGTAGATGTCAAACCGATTCA ATACAAAGAAGGGACCGAACTATCGAAAAACATCAAAGCAGCGGGATATGTGGAATGTTCAGCATTGACAAAGAAAGGAATACGTAAGGTGTTTGCCAAAGCGGTAAGAATACATCTCAAGCTAGAAAAACCAAACCGAAATCGTTGCTCCACCGCTTGA